A region of the Candidatus Methylomirabilis sp. genome:
CGGCTCCGGGAGGATCTCGGTGACGAGGATGAGGGGGTGTTGGCCCTGACAGCCAAGGGAGACCCGGTGCTGGCAGAGCTGTGGGACAACCCGAGGGACGCAGCGTATGGCCGTCCATAGCCGCGGCGATGTGGTGCTGGTTGGGTTCGTGTTCGCGGAGGAATCAGGGAAGAAGTTCCGCCCGGCTGTCGTCATCAGTTCCCCCGCTTACCACCGCGGCCGGCAGGAAGTGGTCGTGGTAGCCATTACCAGCAATGTGAAGCGGCGCCTCTTCGGCGACCATCTGATCACGGACTGGAAGGGGGCTGGACTCCTATTTCCTTCCGTAGCAACCGGGATTCTTCGAACCATCAAGCGAGCTATGATCGGCCGCAACCTCGGCTCGTTGGCGAATGCCGACTTGGAGGGCTGTTGACCGCCAGCTCCGCCGGTCTCTTGGTCTCTGAGGATTCGCGTGCTTCCTCCTCCGGGCGAATCTGGGCATCGGCCTGGGTCGCAGTCTCGCCGCCGTCTTCCCCTTTGCGGTTGAAGGGATGCCGAGTCCTGTGACTTGGTCGCCGCGTATTTCTCGCGGCTTCTACGGCGGCGCGCTTCTAGGTTTCGACCCGGTTTCGTTCCGTCGTTCTCCGAAGGCCGGGGGCTTCCCCCCGGGCCTTCGCCTTTCCAGCCCCATGGGCCCTTCCGGCTGGCCGACCTGGGTCCTGAGGCTCCCTGCATGAGT
Encoded here:
- a CDS encoding type II toxin-antitoxin system PemK/MazF family toxin, producing MAVHSRGDVVLVGFVFAEESGKKFRPAVVISSPAYHRGRQEVVVVAITSNVKRRLFGDHLITDWKGAGLLFPSVATGILRTIKRAMIGRNLGSLANADLEGC